A window of Erpetoichthys calabaricus chromosome 12, fErpCal1.3, whole genome shotgun sequence contains these coding sequences:
- the LOC114662152 gene encoding uncharacterized protein LOC114662152 isoform X5, whose product MAPLFLLMLLWAAVFPVAEAALNVFSPQSNVIAHRNMDVVLQCSFTVDPGPIDPSLLTVVWNQYGFSVAKFENKDTMSRQEASLFDDYITQGNASLLLKSIVKRDEGQYECEVTYGTEKKSASLALTIQVPPEVLLTPKSVQLLTEDTLICAADSFYPKDIQFSWTIAGAPVAPLNTTQPFLNPDGTYSSQSVYRFTPNSRSELTCEVRHEALRSPQKLSVTYTGLTSGEITAIVLAVVTFVLLLVVLCWFLSVSLSPLVPLKLVHSELGSLESTLKGWRLNRVNLEWFINNKEIQLDTVGSKQGDPEDGVSVPLKDSSNYTLKRDSRTEGFFIKETPITLQFTAQRQDHQGAVLRCRATHRLTRRSVERTLKLEQVYMRPRLSEIENISTDKDTEVKLMIKAEQFHPQDISFMWSTVGGGVTSDLPEITENSNGTFSARSVCTVPLSQVQSPGFKVSVVTDHISQGKIEKTVSRDTAGIDGRPQLSDIEMVRFSKVGEPCTLSCTISKFFPSGLTVTWLRTTTKSGHQSITEESAQWAKKVTTSTPEKKNNTCEVTSEVQFTPNSLSEVEEMTYICQVGHKTLMGKPMEKRSGRLELTADTCRPVVSDVQVHFIEFGQICTLTCAVSDFYPKEINVTWETRQKGVEPTTSALSGQWKPHVCQYGPSMKDNKYSLVSQAQFTPQTLSDLEDMEFICRVQHVSLKERDIKKSCSQLQIPGLLRHPIVSDIQLVKCDGVGQPCVLRCSIKDFYPKMVKATWLRAGKGGRADSKPQESLPVTTKSSIQDKPQTRTTTAVNHHGYGKPKKRTEILVQSEVTPKVMSDQEKAEFKAKVRTGDPKWGDKGYLLDTEAEFTPQSLSELEDMEYICRVEHESLPEPMEKHIRGLQISGVSSAPQLSDIHVQFSEFGQPCFLSCIMSDFYPKPLQVTWLRVTEGHLEETIPQVTNHGPSIRDKAFELFSQAQFTPRSLKDLEGAEFICRVEHEGGTTEKKSKKQQIPGLQCRPLVSDIRLFKCDGVGQSCTLSCSIKDFYPKDITVTWLRRDMKTGGVVQARSAEWKADISEGETELEDNAYRLDSKVTFTLMTLSDLEDMEYVCKVEHESLPKPVEKCIGKIQLPGISRTPQLSDIQAQFTQFGQPCTLSCTLSNFYPKDLEVSWLKVSKGQEESIKKVTNHGPSMRDEAFELLSQAQFTPQNLKDLEDVEFICRVKHEGKTTKKKCGEKEITGLQCRPLVSDIQLVKCDGVGQSCTLSCSIKNFYPKDITVTWLRRDMKMGGVVPAGTTKWKADINKGKPELEDNAYRLDSKVTFTPLTQSDLEDMEYICKVKHDSLKGPQERRYKMLPVPGIKLVKAKETSSPPNTTGDQDQVDSNGEVTSPRDAGDTQLY is encoded by the exons TGTTTCCAGTCGCGGAGGCCGCACTCAATGTCTTCTCCCCCCAGTCAAATGTGATCGCCCATCGGAATATGGATGTCGTGCTTCAGTGCAGTTTCACTGTCGACCCTGGCCCCATTGACCCCAGTCTGCTGACTGTTGTCTGGAACCAGTACGGCTTCAGTGTGGCCAAGTTTGAGAATAAGGACACCATGTCAAGACAAGAGGCCAGTTTGTTTGACGATTACATCACTCAAGGAAACGCCTCCTTGCTCCTGAAATCCATCGTGAAAAGAGACGAGGGGCAGTATGAATGTGAGGTCACCTATGGCACGGAGAAAAAATCAGCCAGCCTGGCGCTGACCATCCAAG TTCCTCCTGAAGTCTTGCTGACTCCAAAGTCAGTCCAGCTGCTCACTGAAGACACCCTCATCTGTGCTGCTGACAGTTTCTATCCTAAAGACATTCAGTTTTCTTGGACCATTGCTGGCGCACCTGTGGCcccacttaacaccacacagccatTCCTGAATCCCGATGGCACCTACAGCTCCCAGAGTGTTTACCGCTTCACACCCAACAGCCGCAGTGAGCTCACCTGTGAGGTGCGGCATGAGGCACTGAGGAGTCCACAGAAATTATCTGTCACAT ACACGGGACTGACCAGCGGCGAGATCACAGCCATTGTGTTAGCAGTCGTCACCTTCGTCCTGCTGCTGGTTGTGCTCTGCTGGTTTCTCTCTG TGTCCCTCTCACCTCTCGTTCCTCTCAAACTGGTCCACAGTGAACTCGGGTCATTGGAGAGCACACTCAAAGGCTGGAGGCTAAATCGGGTAAATCTGGAATGGtttataaataacaaagaaatccAGCTGGACACGGTGGGCAGCAAGCAGGGAGACCCTGAGGATGGTGTCTCAGTACCACTGAAGGACTCATCTAATTACACTCTGAAGAGAGACTCGAGGACTGAAGGCTTCTTTATCAAAGAGACGCCCATCACTCTGCAGTTTACAGCTCAAAGACaagaccaccagggggcagtgcTTCGATGTCGGGCCACTCACCGGCTCACCAGGAGGAGTGTGGAGCGCACATTGAAACTGGAACAGGTGTACA TGCGCCCTCGGCTCTCAGAAATCGAGAATATCTCTACGGACAAAGACACCGAAGTGAAACTCATGATCAAAGCAGAGCAGTTCCATCCACAAGACATCAGCTTCATGTGGTCAACTGTAGGAGGTGGGGTGACCTCAGACTTACCAGAAATTACAGAAAACAGCAATGGTACTTTTAGTGCACGGAGTGTTTGCACAGTCCCCCTGTCTCAGGTCCAGAGCCCTGGATTCAAGGTGTCCGTGGTAACTGACCACATATCCCAAGGAAAGATAGAGAAGACAGTATCAAGGGACACGGCAG GTATTGACGGGCGCCCCCAGCTGTCTGACATCGAAATGGTCCGATTTTCAAAGGTTGGTGAGCCCTGCACACTGAGCTGCACCATCTCCAAGTTCTTCCCCAGTGGTCTCACAGTCACCTGGCTGAGGACCACAACAAAGAGTGGACATCAGTCTATTACTGAAGAGTCAGCTCAGTGGGCAAAAAAAGTGACCACATCCACTCCAGAGAAGAAGAATAACACCTGTGAGGTGACCTCTGAGGTCCAGTTCACCCCTAATAGTCTCTCTGAAGTGGAGGAGATGACCTACATCTGCCAGGTGGGACACAAGACCCTCATGGGGAAACCCATGGAAAAACGGTCTGGGAGACTGGAGTTAACTG CTGACACATGCCGTCCTGTAGTCTCAGATGTTCAGGTTCACTTCATTGAGTTTGGCCAGATCTGCACTCTGACCTGCGCTGTGTCAGACTTCTACCCAAAAGAGATCAACGTGACCTGGGAAACGAGGCAGAAGGGAGTGGAGCCGACAACTTCAGCCCTTTCAGGCCAGTGGAAGCCGCATGTGTGCCAGTATGGACCATCAATGAAGGACAACAAGTACTCACTGGTGTCTCAGGCACAGTTCACCCCTCAGACCCTGAGTGACCTGGAGGACATGGAGTTCATCTGCAGAGTGCAACATGTTAGCCTGAAGGAAAGGGACATTAAGAAAAGCTGCTCACAGCTCCAGATACCAG GTCTGCTACGGCACCCCATAGTGTCAGATATACAGCTAGTCAAGTGTGATGGAGTCGGCCAGCCGTGTGTCTTGCGCTGCTCCATCAAGGACTTCTACCCCAAAATGGTCAAGGCGACCTGGCTGCGGGCTGGAAAAGGTGGAAGAGCAGACAGCAAACCCCAAGAGTCTCTTCCAGTAACCACAAAGTCCAGTATTCAGGATAAACCACAGACCAGAACTACCACAGCAGTAAATCATCATGGGTATGGTAAACCAAAAAAGAGGACGGAGATCCTCGTTCAGAGTGAAGTGACCCCAAAAGTCATGAGTGACCAGGAGAAGGCAGAGTTCAAAGCCAAAGTCAGGACTGGTGACCCAAAGTGGGGAGACAAGGGATACCTGCTGGACACAGAGGCAGAGTTCACCCCGCAGAGTCTGAGTGAGCTGGAGGACATGGAGTACATCTGCCGGGTGGAACATGAGAGCCTGCCGGAGCCCATGGAGAAGCACATTAGGGGGCTTCAGATCTCAG GTGTCTCCAGCGCCCCTCAGCTCTCCGACATACATGTCCAGTTCTCAGAGTTTGGTCAGCCTTGTTTTCTGAGCTGCATCATGTCGGACTTCTACCCCAAACCGCTGCAGGTCACCTGGCTGAGGGTCACTGAGGGACACTTGGAGGAGACCATACCACAGGTGACCAATCATGGGCCCTCAATTCGAGACAAGGCCTTTGAGCTCTTCAGTCAGGCACAGTTCACCCCTCGCAGCCTGAAGGATCTGGAGGGTGCAGAGTTCATCTGCAGAGTGGAACATGAAGGAGGGACAACAGAAAAGAAATCTAAGAAACAGCAGATACCTG GACTGCAGTGTCGCCCCCTAGTGTCAGATATACGGCTATTCAAATGTGATGGAGTCGGCCAGTCCTGCACCCTGAGCTGCTCCATCAAGGACTTCTATCCCAAAGACATCACAGTGACCTGGTTGAGGAGGGACATGAAGACGGGTGGTGTGGTCCAAGCAAGGAGTGCTGAGTGGAAAGCTGACATTAGTGAAGGTGAAACAGAACTGGAGGACAATGCCTACAGACTGGACAGTAAGGTCACCTTCACCCTGATGACTCTGAGTGACCTGGAGGACATGGAGTACGTCTGTAAGGTAGAACATGAGAGTCTACCCAAACCTGTGGAGAAGTGCATTGGGAAGATTCAGCTGCCTG GTATCTCCAGAACCCCTCAGCTCTCTGACATCCAGGCCCAGTTCACCCAGTTTGGTCAGCCTTGCACTCTGAGCTGCACTTTGTCCAACTTCTATCCCAAAGATTTGGAGGTCAGCTGGCTGAAAGTCAGTAAAGGACAGGAGGAGTCCATAAAGAAAGTGACCAATCATGGACCCTCAATGCGAGATGAGGCCTTTGAGCTTCTCAGTCAGGCCCAGTTCACCCCCCAGAACCTGAAGGACCTGGAAGATGTGGAGTTCATCTGCAGGGTCAAACACGAGGGGAAGACAACAAAGAAGAAATGTGGAGAGAAAGAGATCACCG GACTGCAGTGTCGCCCCCTAGTGTCAGATATACAGCTAGTCAAGTGTGATGGAGTCGGCCAGTCCTGCACCCTGAGCTGCTCCATCAAGAACTTCTACCCCAAAGACATCACAGTGACCTGGTTGAGGAGAGACATGAAGATGGGTGGTGTGGTCCCAGCAGGGACCACTAAGTGGAAGGCTGACATTAATAAAGGCAAACCAGAACTGGAGGACAATGCCTACAGACTGGACAGTAAGGTCACCTTCACCCCGCTGACTCAGAGTGACCTGGAGGACATGGAGTACATCTGTAAGGTGAAACATGACAGCCTGAAAGGGCCACAGGAGAGGCGCTATAAAATGCTGCCAGTTCCAG GCATCAAACTGGTAAAAGCCAAAGAAACGTCAAGTCCACCAAACACGACGGGTGATCAGGACCAAGTGGACAG TAATGGTGAGGTCACTTCACCCAGGGACGCAGGAGATACCCAACTATATTGA
- the LOC114662152 gene encoding uncharacterized protein LOC114662152 isoform X2: MAPLFLLMLLWAAVFPVAEAALNVFSPQSNVIAHRNMDVVLQCSFTVDPGPIDPSLLTVVWNQYGFSVAKFENKDTMSRQEASLFDDYITQGNASLLLKSIVKRDEGQYECEVTYGTEKKSASLALTIQVPPEVLLTPKSVQLLTEDTLICAADSFYPKDIQFSWTIAGAPVAPLNTTQPFLNPDGTYSSQSVYRFTPNSRSELTCEVRHEALRSPQKLSVTYTGLTSGEITAIVLAVVTFVLLLVVLCWFLSVSLSPLVPLKLVHSELGSLESTLKGWRLNRVNLEWFINNKEIQLDTVGSKQGDPEDGVSVPLKDSSNYTLKRDSRTEGFFIKETPITLQFTAQRQDHQGAVLRCRATHRLTRRSVERTLKLEQVYMRPRLSEIENISTDKDTEVKLMIKAEQFHPQDISFMWSTVGGGVTSDLPEITENSNGTFSARSVCTVPLSQVQSPGFKVSVVTDHISQGKIEKTVSRDTAGIDGRPQLSDIEMVRFSKVGEPCTLSCTISKFFPSGLTVTWLRTTTKSGHQSITEESAQWAKKVTTSTPEKKNNTCEVTSEVQFTPNSLSEVEEMTYICQVGHKTLMGKPMEKRSGRLELTADTCRPVVSDVQVHFIEFGQICTLTCAVSDFYPKEINVTWETRQKGVEPTTSALSGQWKPHVCQYGPSMKDNKYSLVSQAQFTPQTLSDLEDMEFICRVQHVSLKERDIKKSCSQLQIPGLQRRPLVSDIRLVKCDGVGQFCTLSCPIKDFYPKDIIVTWQRRDMKTGGVVSARSAEWKADMSKESPVMEKRAYRLDSQVTFMPSTLSDLEDMEYICKVTHGSMPELIEKRIGKIRLPGFSSTPQLSNIQAQFSQFGQPCTFSCTVSNFYPREIQVTWVKVIKGQKEVVIQEVTNHGLTIHEKAFELLTQAQFIPHSLKDLERAEFICRVKHDSLTLEERCGEQEIPGLLRHPIVSDIQLVKCDGVGQPCVLRCSIKDFYPKMVKATWLRAGKGGRADSKPQESLPVTTKSSIQDKPQTRTTTAVNHHGYGKPKKRTEILVQSEVTPKVMSDQEKAEFKAKVRTGDPKWGDKGYLLDTEAEFTPQSLSELEDMEYICRVEHESLPEPMEKHIRGLQISGVSSAPQLSDIHVQFSEFGQPCFLSCIMSDFYPKPLQVTWLRVTEGHLEETIPQVTNHGPSIRDKAFELFSQAQFTPRSLKDLEGAEFICRVEHEGGTTEKKSKKQQIPGLQCRPLVSDIRLFKCDGVGQSCTLSCSIKDFYPKDITVTWLRRDMKTGGVVQARSAEWKADISEGETELEDNAYRLDSKVTFTLMTLSDLEDMEYVCKVEHESLPKPVEKCIGKIQLPGISRTPQLSDIQAQFTQFGQPCTLSCTLSNFYPKDLEVSWLKVSKGQEESIKKVTNHGPSMRDEAFELLSQAQFTPQNLKDLEDVEFICRVKHEGKTTKKKCGEKEITGLQCRPLVSDIQLVKCDGVGQSCTLSCSIKNFYPKDITVTWLRRDMKMGGVVPAGTTKWKADINKGKPELEDNAYRLDSKVTFTPLTQSDLEDMEYICKVKHDSLKGPQERRYKMLPVPVMVRSLHPGTQEIPNYIEDQ; the protein is encoded by the exons TGTTTCCAGTCGCGGAGGCCGCACTCAATGTCTTCTCCCCCCAGTCAAATGTGATCGCCCATCGGAATATGGATGTCGTGCTTCAGTGCAGTTTCACTGTCGACCCTGGCCCCATTGACCCCAGTCTGCTGACTGTTGTCTGGAACCAGTACGGCTTCAGTGTGGCCAAGTTTGAGAATAAGGACACCATGTCAAGACAAGAGGCCAGTTTGTTTGACGATTACATCACTCAAGGAAACGCCTCCTTGCTCCTGAAATCCATCGTGAAAAGAGACGAGGGGCAGTATGAATGTGAGGTCACCTATGGCACGGAGAAAAAATCAGCCAGCCTGGCGCTGACCATCCAAG TTCCTCCTGAAGTCTTGCTGACTCCAAAGTCAGTCCAGCTGCTCACTGAAGACACCCTCATCTGTGCTGCTGACAGTTTCTATCCTAAAGACATTCAGTTTTCTTGGACCATTGCTGGCGCACCTGTGGCcccacttaacaccacacagccatTCCTGAATCCCGATGGCACCTACAGCTCCCAGAGTGTTTACCGCTTCACACCCAACAGCCGCAGTGAGCTCACCTGTGAGGTGCGGCATGAGGCACTGAGGAGTCCACAGAAATTATCTGTCACAT ACACGGGACTGACCAGCGGCGAGATCACAGCCATTGTGTTAGCAGTCGTCACCTTCGTCCTGCTGCTGGTTGTGCTCTGCTGGTTTCTCTCTG TGTCCCTCTCACCTCTCGTTCCTCTCAAACTGGTCCACAGTGAACTCGGGTCATTGGAGAGCACACTCAAAGGCTGGAGGCTAAATCGGGTAAATCTGGAATGGtttataaataacaaagaaatccAGCTGGACACGGTGGGCAGCAAGCAGGGAGACCCTGAGGATGGTGTCTCAGTACCACTGAAGGACTCATCTAATTACACTCTGAAGAGAGACTCGAGGACTGAAGGCTTCTTTATCAAAGAGACGCCCATCACTCTGCAGTTTACAGCTCAAAGACaagaccaccagggggcagtgcTTCGATGTCGGGCCACTCACCGGCTCACCAGGAGGAGTGTGGAGCGCACATTGAAACTGGAACAGGTGTACA TGCGCCCTCGGCTCTCAGAAATCGAGAATATCTCTACGGACAAAGACACCGAAGTGAAACTCATGATCAAAGCAGAGCAGTTCCATCCACAAGACATCAGCTTCATGTGGTCAACTGTAGGAGGTGGGGTGACCTCAGACTTACCAGAAATTACAGAAAACAGCAATGGTACTTTTAGTGCACGGAGTGTTTGCACAGTCCCCCTGTCTCAGGTCCAGAGCCCTGGATTCAAGGTGTCCGTGGTAACTGACCACATATCCCAAGGAAAGATAGAGAAGACAGTATCAAGGGACACGGCAG GTATTGACGGGCGCCCCCAGCTGTCTGACATCGAAATGGTCCGATTTTCAAAGGTTGGTGAGCCCTGCACACTGAGCTGCACCATCTCCAAGTTCTTCCCCAGTGGTCTCACAGTCACCTGGCTGAGGACCACAACAAAGAGTGGACATCAGTCTATTACTGAAGAGTCAGCTCAGTGGGCAAAAAAAGTGACCACATCCACTCCAGAGAAGAAGAATAACACCTGTGAGGTGACCTCTGAGGTCCAGTTCACCCCTAATAGTCTCTCTGAAGTGGAGGAGATGACCTACATCTGCCAGGTGGGACACAAGACCCTCATGGGGAAACCCATGGAAAAACGGTCTGGGAGACTGGAGTTAACTG CTGACACATGCCGTCCTGTAGTCTCAGATGTTCAGGTTCACTTCATTGAGTTTGGCCAGATCTGCACTCTGACCTGCGCTGTGTCAGACTTCTACCCAAAAGAGATCAACGTGACCTGGGAAACGAGGCAGAAGGGAGTGGAGCCGACAACTTCAGCCCTTTCAGGCCAGTGGAAGCCGCATGTGTGCCAGTATGGACCATCAATGAAGGACAACAAGTACTCACTGGTGTCTCAGGCACAGTTCACCCCTCAGACCCTGAGTGACCTGGAGGACATGGAGTTCATCTGCAGAGTGCAACATGTTAGCCTGAAGGAAAGGGACATTAAGAAAAGCTGCTCACAGCTCCAGATACCAG GTCTGCAGCGGCGCCCTCTAGTGTCAGATATACGGCTAGTCAAGTGTGATGGAGTCGGCCAGTTCTGCACCCTGAGCTGCCCCATCAAGGACTTCTACCCCAAAGACATCATAGTGACCTGGCAGCGGAGGGACATGAAGACGGGTGGTGTGGTCTCTGCAAGGAGCGCTGAGTGGAAGGCTGACATGAGTAAAGAAAGTCCAGTGATGGAGAAGAGGGCCTACAGACTGGACAGTCAGGTCACCTTCATGCCATCAACTCTGAGTGACCTGGAGGACATGGAGTACATCTGTAAAGTGACACATGGCAGTATGCCGGAGCTCATTGAGAAACGCATTGGGAAAATTCGACTGCCTG GTTTCTCCAGTACTCCTCAGCTCTCTAACATACAGGCCCAGTTCTCCCAGTTTGGTCAGCCCTGCACCTTCAGCTGCACCGTGTCCAACTTCTACCCCAGAGAGATTCAGGTCACCTGGGTAAaggtcattaaaggacagaaggaAGTGGTCATCCAGGAAGTGACCAATCATGGCCTCACAATACACGAAAAGGCCTTTGAACTTCTCACTCAGGCGCAGTTCATCCCTCACAGCCTGAAGGACCTGGAGAGAGCGGAGTTCATCTGCAGAGTGAAACACGACAGCCTGACTCTGGAGGAGAGATGTGGGGAGCAGGAGATACCCG GTCTGCTACGGCACCCCATAGTGTCAGATATACAGCTAGTCAAGTGTGATGGAGTCGGCCAGCCGTGTGTCTTGCGCTGCTCCATCAAGGACTTCTACCCCAAAATGGTCAAGGCGACCTGGCTGCGGGCTGGAAAAGGTGGAAGAGCAGACAGCAAACCCCAAGAGTCTCTTCCAGTAACCACAAAGTCCAGTATTCAGGATAAACCACAGACCAGAACTACCACAGCAGTAAATCATCATGGGTATGGTAAACCAAAAAAGAGGACGGAGATCCTCGTTCAGAGTGAAGTGACCCCAAAAGTCATGAGTGACCAGGAGAAGGCAGAGTTCAAAGCCAAAGTCAGGACTGGTGACCCAAAGTGGGGAGACAAGGGATACCTGCTGGACACAGAGGCAGAGTTCACCCCGCAGAGTCTGAGTGAGCTGGAGGACATGGAGTACATCTGCCGGGTGGAACATGAGAGCCTGCCGGAGCCCATGGAGAAGCACATTAGGGGGCTTCAGATCTCAG GTGTCTCCAGCGCCCCTCAGCTCTCCGACATACATGTCCAGTTCTCAGAGTTTGGTCAGCCTTGTTTTCTGAGCTGCATCATGTCGGACTTCTACCCCAAACCGCTGCAGGTCACCTGGCTGAGGGTCACTGAGGGACACTTGGAGGAGACCATACCACAGGTGACCAATCATGGGCCCTCAATTCGAGACAAGGCCTTTGAGCTCTTCAGTCAGGCACAGTTCACCCCTCGCAGCCTGAAGGATCTGGAGGGTGCAGAGTTCATCTGCAGAGTGGAACATGAAGGAGGGACAACAGAAAAGAAATCTAAGAAACAGCAGATACCTG GACTGCAGTGTCGCCCCCTAGTGTCAGATATACGGCTATTCAAATGTGATGGAGTCGGCCAGTCCTGCACCCTGAGCTGCTCCATCAAGGACTTCTATCCCAAAGACATCACAGTGACCTGGTTGAGGAGGGACATGAAGACGGGTGGTGTGGTCCAAGCAAGGAGTGCTGAGTGGAAAGCTGACATTAGTGAAGGTGAAACAGAACTGGAGGACAATGCCTACAGACTGGACAGTAAGGTCACCTTCACCCTGATGACTCTGAGTGACCTGGAGGACATGGAGTACGTCTGTAAGGTAGAACATGAGAGTCTACCCAAACCTGTGGAGAAGTGCATTGGGAAGATTCAGCTGCCTG GTATCTCCAGAACCCCTCAGCTCTCTGACATCCAGGCCCAGTTCACCCAGTTTGGTCAGCCTTGCACTCTGAGCTGCACTTTGTCCAACTTCTATCCCAAAGATTTGGAGGTCAGCTGGCTGAAAGTCAGTAAAGGACAGGAGGAGTCCATAAAGAAAGTGACCAATCATGGACCCTCAATGCGAGATGAGGCCTTTGAGCTTCTCAGTCAGGCCCAGTTCACCCCCCAGAACCTGAAGGACCTGGAAGATGTGGAGTTCATCTGCAGGGTCAAACACGAGGGGAAGACAACAAAGAAGAAATGTGGAGAGAAAGAGATCACCG GACTGCAGTGTCGCCCCCTAGTGTCAGATATACAGCTAGTCAAGTGTGATGGAGTCGGCCAGTCCTGCACCCTGAGCTGCTCCATCAAGAACTTCTACCCCAAAGACATCACAGTGACCTGGTTGAGGAGAGACATGAAGATGGGTGGTGTGGTCCCAGCAGGGACCACTAAGTGGAAGGCTGACATTAATAAAGGCAAACCAGAACTGGAGGACAATGCCTACAGACTGGACAGTAAGGTCACCTTCACCCCGCTGACTCAGAGTGACCTGGAGGACATGGAGTACATCTGTAAGGTGAAACATGACAGCCTGAAAGGGCCACAGGAGAGGCGCTATAAAATGCTGCCAGTTCCAG TAATGGTGAGGTCACTTCACCCAGGGACGCAGGAGATACCCAACTATATTGAAGACCAGTGA